One genomic segment of Pseudobdellovibrionaceae bacterium includes these proteins:
- a CDS encoding HD domain-containing protein, which produces MSSQSTKDVKHPQAEADTMDLLAQFQRGDDDLVAIDKDEFLPGLPLPTDLFVRMPTGKAIMIAKRGAKSSLQDLHVSQSNTVTTFYVRREDYYAAVDQNLKIVSVLVQRREIPISKKAAFVKTAAHSVFIELDHLGLSESTLAHSRAAVQAVTTLVQSREDYLELVESLKQLPGNIIKTAVAGSALSVVIAKEMGWQNGANLEKLALCAFLRDVGLKEIPPEILEKPRARMTQDERAIWETHCFRGAEILRQLPGMPSEVIATALEHHENAIGQGFPRRIRDMKMNPFAKIVALADLYIDLTFPSPGNDGMSMHEAMQHIEFVLGSPYNKACMVALKRSFNIQTSKPEEAEAAEETIPENTNPGKKIA; this is translated from the coding sequence TTGTCATCACAGAGCACCAAGGACGTAAAACATCCGCAAGCGGAAGCGGACACCATGGATCTGCTCGCGCAGTTCCAGCGGGGCGATGACGATCTTGTCGCGATCGACAAGGACGAGTTTTTGCCGGGCCTTCCGTTGCCCACCGATTTGTTCGTGCGCATGCCGACCGGCAAAGCCATCATGATCGCGAAACGTGGCGCCAAGAGCTCCTTACAAGATCTGCACGTCAGCCAAAGCAATACCGTCACGACCTTTTACGTACGGCGCGAGGATTACTACGCCGCCGTCGACCAGAACTTGAAAATCGTGAGCGTGCTCGTGCAGCGACGCGAGATCCCGATCTCGAAAAAGGCGGCCTTCGTCAAGACGGCGGCGCATTCGGTCTTCATCGAGCTCGATCACTTGGGCCTCAGCGAAAGCACGCTCGCCCACTCGCGCGCCGCCGTTCAGGCCGTCACGACCCTCGTGCAATCGCGCGAAGACTATTTAGAATTGGTCGAGTCGCTCAAACAGCTCCCGGGCAACATCATCAAAACGGCGGTCGCGGGCTCCGCGCTGTCGGTGGTCATCGCTAAAGAAATGGGATGGCAAAACGGCGCGAATCTCGAGAAGCTCGCGCTCTGCGCGTTCCTGCGTGATGTCGGCCTGAAGGAAATCCCGCCCGAGATTCTAGAAAAACCCCGCGCACGCATGACTCAAGACGAGCGCGCGATTTGGGAAACCCACTGCTTCCGCGGCGCGGAGATTCTGCGACAGCTTCCGGGAATGCCCTCCGAGGTGATCGCGACGGCCCTGGAGCATCATGAAAACGCCATCGGTCAGGGATTCCCTCGCCGCATTCGCGATATGAAGATGAATCCCTTCGCCAAGATCGTGGCGCTCGCGGATCTTTACATCGACCTGACGTTCCCCTCGCCGGGGAACGACGGGATGAGCATGCACGAAGCCATGCAGCACATCGAATTCGTGCTCGGCTCGCCTTACAACAAGGCCTGCATGGTGGCGCTCAAACGTTCTTTCAATATCCAGACTTCGAAGCCCGAAGAGGCCGAAGCCGCGGAAGAGACGATCCCCGAGAACACGAACCCGGGAAAGAAAATCGCCTAG